The Euphorbia lathyris chromosome 2, ddEupLath1.1, whole genome shotgun sequence genome includes a window with the following:
- the LOC136217446 gene encoding calcium-transporting ATPase, endoplasmic reticulum-type isoform X1, producing MEEKPFPAWSWSVEQCMKEYNVKAEKGLSSYDVEKKRERYGLNELTKEKGTPLWKLVLEQFDDMLVRILLLAAFVSFILAYVQESETGYEAYVEPFVIVMILILNAVVGVWQESNAERALEALKEMQCESAKVLRDGNWVDNLPAKELVPGDIVELRVGDKVPADMRVAALKTSTLRVEQSSLTGEAMPVLKGITPIYLDDCELQAKENMVFAGTTVANGSCVCIVTSTGMNTEIGKIQKQIHEASLENSDTPLKKKLDEFGSRLTTAIGIVCLTVWIINYKNFLSWDVVDGWPANVRFSFDKCTYYFKIAVALAVAAIPEGLPAVITTCLALGTRKMAQKNAIVRKLPSVETLGCTTVICSDKTGTLTTNQMSVSEFFTFGGKTTCSRTFHVEGTTYDPQDGGIVDWTCYNMDVNLQAMAEICAVCNDAGIVSDGRLYRATGLPTEAALKVLVEKMGAPDIKARNKSCDTQLAASNLKLGSCEWWVKRSKRVATLEFDRIRKSMSVIVREPDGCNRLLVKGAVESILERSSYVQLADGSLVPIDEPCRQLLLLTLFEMSSKGLRCLGLAYKDELGEFSDYYADDHPAHKKLLDPATYSSIESDLVFVGIVGIRDPPRDEVDKAIQDCRDAGIRVMVITGDNKSTAEAICKEIKLFYQDEDIKGCSFTAKEFMAFPPSQRVEILSKPGGKVFSRAEPTHKQEIVRMLKKMGEIVAMTGDGVNDAPALKLADIGIAMGIAGTEVAKEASDMVLADDNFSTIVSAVAEGRSIYNNMKAFIRYMISSNVGEVISIFLTAALGIPECMIPVQLLWVNLVTDGPPATALGFNPADVDIMQKPPRKSNEALISSWVLFRYMVIGSYVGIATVGIFVLWYTQASVLGINLVSDGHTLVEFSQLRNWGECYKWSNFSATPYGVGGGRMIAFTNPCDYFSVGTVKARTLSLSVLVAIEMFNSLNALSEDNSLVTMPPWTNPWLLLAMTISFGLHCLILYVPFLADLFGIVPLSLNEWLLVILVSAPVIIIDEILKCFGRSRRHTTKKEKTA from the exons atggaggaaaagcCATTCCCAGCATGGTCATGGTCTGTAGAACAGTGTATGAAAGAGTACAATGTGAAGGCGGAAAAGGGTTTGAGTTCATACGATGTAGAGAAGAAGCGTGAGAGATATGGTTTGAATGAACTCACTAAAGAGAAGGGAACCCCCTTGTGGAAATTGGTATTGGAACAGTTTGATGATATGCTTGTGAGAATTCTTCTTCTTGCTGCTTTTGTATCCTTTATTTTAGCATATGTGCAAGAAAGTGAAACTGGGTATGAAGCATATGTAGAACCATttgtgatagtgatgattttgataCTTAATGCTGTTGTTGGAGTATGGCAAGAAAGTAATGCCGAAAGGGCACTTGAAGCCCTCAAGGAGATGCAATGTGAATCAGCAAAGGTGCTAAGAGATGGGAATTGGGTAGACAATTTACCGGCGAAAGAGCTTGTTCCCGGTGACATTGTGGAACTGAgagttggggataaagtgcctGCTGATATGAGAGTTGCAGCTCTAAAAACATCGACTTTGAGAGTTGAACAAAGCTCGTTGACCGGAGAGGCTATGCCGGTTTTGAAAGGCATAACTCCAATATATCTGGATGATTGTGAGTTGCAGGCTAAGGAAAATATGGTGTTTGCAGGCACAACTGTTGCGAATGGAAGCTGTGTTTGTATAGTTACAAGCACCGGTATGAACACTGAGATTGGGAAGATACAGAAGCAGATacatgaagcttctttggaaaACAGTGATACCCCTTTAAAGAAGAAGCTGGATGAGTTTGGCAGTAGGCTTACTACTGCAATTGGGATTGTTTGCCTTACTGTGTGgattataaattacaaaaatttccTCTCATGGGATGTTGTGGACGGATGGCCTGCAAATGTTCGATTTTCGTTTGATAAATGCACTTACTATTTCAAAATTGCTGTTGCTTTAGCAGTAGCAGCAATTCCTGAAGGCCTTCCGGCAGTAATTACAACCTGTCTAGCTCTAGGTACTAGGAAAATGGCACAGAAGAATGCAATTGTAAGAAAGCTTCCAAGTGTCGAAACCTTAGGATGCACGACTGTCATTTGCTCAGATAAAACTGGGACTTTAACCACAAACCAGATGTCTGTTTCAGAATTCTTTACTTTCGGCGGGAAAACTACTTGTTCTAGAACTTTCCATGTTGAAGGAACAACTTATGATCCTCAAGATGGAGGAATTGTTGATTGGACTTGCTACAATATGGATGTTAACTTGCAAGCCATGGCAGAAATTTGTGCTGTATGCAATGATGCTGGGATCGTTTCTGACGGCCGTTTATACAGAGCTACAGGTTTGCCTACTGAGGCAGCTCTTAAAGTTTTGGTTGAGAAGATGGGAGCTCCAGACATCAAGGCAAGGAATAAAAGTTGTGATACTCAACTTGCTGCTAGCAATTTAAAATTAG GAAGTTGTGAATGGTGGGTCAAAAGATCGAAAAGAGTTGCTACATTGGAGTTTGATCGCATTCGGAAGTCAATGAGCGTAATAGTGAGGGAGCCTGATGGATGCAATCGACTTCTTGTTAAG GGAGCTGTTGAGAGTATATTGGAGCGTAGTTCATATGTTCAACTTGCAGATGGATCTCTTGTTCCAATTGATGAGCCCTGTAGGCAACTTTTGCTGTTGACACTCTTTGAAATGAGCTCCAAAGGATTACGGTGCCTGGGATTGGCATATAAAGATGAACTGGGAGAATTTTCAGATTACTACGCCGACGATCATCCTGCACACAAGAAGCTACTTGATCCAGCTACCTACTCTTCCATTGAAAGTGATCTGGTTTTCGTAGGAATTGTTGGTATAAGG GACCCCCCGCGTGATGAAGTTGACAAAGCAATTCAGGATTGTAGAGATGCTGGCATTCGAGTCATGGTGATAACAGGAGATAACAAGTCCACAGCTGAAGCAATTTGCAAAGAAATCAAGTTATTTTATCAAGATGAAGATATTAAAGGATGTAGTTTTACTGCTAAAGAGTTCATGGCTTTCCCCCCTTCACAAAGAGTGGAAATTTTGTCTAAACCTGGAGGAAAGGTGTTCTCGCGTGCTGAACCCACACATAAGCAAGAAATTGTACGAATGCTGAAGAAAATGGGTGAGATAGTTGCAATGACTGGAGATGGGGTAAACGATGCACCCGCTCTTAAGCTTGCTGACATTGGCATTGCTATGGGAATAGCAGGAACTGAG GTTGCGAAGGAAGCTTCGGACATGGTTCTAGCAGATGATAATTTCAGTACCATTGTTTCTGCAGTTGCGGAGGGTCGTTCAATTTATAATAACATGAAAGCTTTCATTAG GTACATGATATCATCTAATGTCGGAGAGGTGATATCGATATTTCTAACTGCTGCTCTGGGAATACCAGAATGTATGATACCTGTGCAGCTTCTATGGGTGAATTTGGTTACTGATGGTCCGCCTGCAACAGCTCTTGGTTTTAACCCTGCTGATGTTGACATAATGCAGAAACCACCTCGCAAAAGCAACGAGGCTCTTATAAGTTCTTGGGTTCTCTTCCGTTATATG GTCATTGGCTCTTATGTAGGCATTGCCACAGTTGGAATCTTTGTCTTATGGTACACTCAAGCTTCTGTACTGGGTATTAATCTTGTCAGCGATGGGCATACACTCGTTGAATTCTCTCAGCTTCGGAATTGGGGGGAGTGTTACAAATGGTCAAATTTTAGTGCAACTCCATACGGGGTTGGTGGAGGACGAATGATCGCCTTTACAAACCCTTGTGATTATTTCTCGGTTGGTACAGTGAAGGCAAGGACTCTTTCGCTTTCTGTGCTGGTAGCAATCGAGATGTTCAATTCCTTGAATGCACTTTCTGAAGACAACAGCTTGGTTACAATGCCGCCTTGGACAAATCCTTGGCTACTTCTTGCTATGACAATCTCGTTCGGACTCCATTGCCTCATACTCTATGTTCCATTCTTGGCAGATTTATTCGGGATCGTTCCACTCAGCCTTAATGAATGGCTTCTAGTCATCTTGGTTTCAGCTCCTGTGATTATAATTGACGAAATTCTAAAATGTTTCGGAAGGAGTCGAAGACACACAACAAAGAAAGAGAAGACAGCATAA
- the LOC136217446 gene encoding calcium-transporting ATPase, endoplasmic reticulum-type isoform X2 produces the protein MEEKPFPAWSWSVEQCMKEYNVKAEKGLSSYDVEKKRERYGLNELTKEKGTPLWKLVLEQFDDMLVRILLLAAFVSFILAYVQESETGYEAYVEPFVIVMILILNAVVGVWQESNAERALEALKEMQCESAKVLRDGNWVDNLPAKELVPGDIVELRVGDKVPADMRVAALKTSTLRVEQSSLTGEAMPVLKGITPIYLDDCELQAKENMVFAGTTVANGSCVCIVTSTGMNTEIGKIQKQIHEASLENSDTPLKKKLDEFGSRLTTAIGIVCLTVWIINYKNFLSWDVVDGWPANVRFSFDKCTYYFKIAVALAVAAIPEGLPAVITTCLALGTRKMAQKNAIVRKLPSVETLGCTTVICSDKTGTLTTNQMSVSEFFTFGGKTTCSRTFHVEGTTYDPQDGGIVDWTCYNMDVNLQAMAEICAVCNDAGIVSDGRLYRATGLPTEAALKVLVEKMGAPDIKARNKSCDTQLAASNLKLGSCEWWVKRSKRVATLEFDRIRKSMSVIVREPDGCNRLLVKGAVESILERSSYVQLADGSLVPIDEPCRQLLLLTLFEMSSKGLRCLGLAYKDELGEFSDYYADDHPAHKKLLDPATYSSIESDLVFVGIVGIRDPPRDEVDKAIQDCRDAGIRVMVITGDNKSTAEAICKEIKLFYQDEDIKGCSFTAKEFMAFPPSQRVEILSKPGGKVFSRAEPTHKQEIVRMLKKMGEIVAMTGDGVNDAPALKLADIGIAMGIAGTEVAKEASDMVLADDNFSTIVSAVAEGRSIYNNMKAFIRYMISSNVGEVISIFLTAALGIPECMIPVQLLWVNLVTDGPPATALGFNPADVDIMQKPPRKSNEALISSWVLFRYMVP, from the exons atggaggaaaagcCATTCCCAGCATGGTCATGGTCTGTAGAACAGTGTATGAAAGAGTACAATGTGAAGGCGGAAAAGGGTTTGAGTTCATACGATGTAGAGAAGAAGCGTGAGAGATATGGTTTGAATGAACTCACTAAAGAGAAGGGAACCCCCTTGTGGAAATTGGTATTGGAACAGTTTGATGATATGCTTGTGAGAATTCTTCTTCTTGCTGCTTTTGTATCCTTTATTTTAGCATATGTGCAAGAAAGTGAAACTGGGTATGAAGCATATGTAGAACCATttgtgatagtgatgattttgataCTTAATGCTGTTGTTGGAGTATGGCAAGAAAGTAATGCCGAAAGGGCACTTGAAGCCCTCAAGGAGATGCAATGTGAATCAGCAAAGGTGCTAAGAGATGGGAATTGGGTAGACAATTTACCGGCGAAAGAGCTTGTTCCCGGTGACATTGTGGAACTGAgagttggggataaagtgcctGCTGATATGAGAGTTGCAGCTCTAAAAACATCGACTTTGAGAGTTGAACAAAGCTCGTTGACCGGAGAGGCTATGCCGGTTTTGAAAGGCATAACTCCAATATATCTGGATGATTGTGAGTTGCAGGCTAAGGAAAATATGGTGTTTGCAGGCACAACTGTTGCGAATGGAAGCTGTGTTTGTATAGTTACAAGCACCGGTATGAACACTGAGATTGGGAAGATACAGAAGCAGATacatgaagcttctttggaaaACAGTGATACCCCTTTAAAGAAGAAGCTGGATGAGTTTGGCAGTAGGCTTACTACTGCAATTGGGATTGTTTGCCTTACTGTGTGgattataaattacaaaaatttccTCTCATGGGATGTTGTGGACGGATGGCCTGCAAATGTTCGATTTTCGTTTGATAAATGCACTTACTATTTCAAAATTGCTGTTGCTTTAGCAGTAGCAGCAATTCCTGAAGGCCTTCCGGCAGTAATTACAACCTGTCTAGCTCTAGGTACTAGGAAAATGGCACAGAAGAATGCAATTGTAAGAAAGCTTCCAAGTGTCGAAACCTTAGGATGCACGACTGTCATTTGCTCAGATAAAACTGGGACTTTAACCACAAACCAGATGTCTGTTTCAGAATTCTTTACTTTCGGCGGGAAAACTACTTGTTCTAGAACTTTCCATGTTGAAGGAACAACTTATGATCCTCAAGATGGAGGAATTGTTGATTGGACTTGCTACAATATGGATGTTAACTTGCAAGCCATGGCAGAAATTTGTGCTGTATGCAATGATGCTGGGATCGTTTCTGACGGCCGTTTATACAGAGCTACAGGTTTGCCTACTGAGGCAGCTCTTAAAGTTTTGGTTGAGAAGATGGGAGCTCCAGACATCAAGGCAAGGAATAAAAGTTGTGATACTCAACTTGCTGCTAGCAATTTAAAATTAG GAAGTTGTGAATGGTGGGTCAAAAGATCGAAAAGAGTTGCTACATTGGAGTTTGATCGCATTCGGAAGTCAATGAGCGTAATAGTGAGGGAGCCTGATGGATGCAATCGACTTCTTGTTAAG GGAGCTGTTGAGAGTATATTGGAGCGTAGTTCATATGTTCAACTTGCAGATGGATCTCTTGTTCCAATTGATGAGCCCTGTAGGCAACTTTTGCTGTTGACACTCTTTGAAATGAGCTCCAAAGGATTACGGTGCCTGGGATTGGCATATAAAGATGAACTGGGAGAATTTTCAGATTACTACGCCGACGATCATCCTGCACACAAGAAGCTACTTGATCCAGCTACCTACTCTTCCATTGAAAGTGATCTGGTTTTCGTAGGAATTGTTGGTATAAGG GACCCCCCGCGTGATGAAGTTGACAAAGCAATTCAGGATTGTAGAGATGCTGGCATTCGAGTCATGGTGATAACAGGAGATAACAAGTCCACAGCTGAAGCAATTTGCAAAGAAATCAAGTTATTTTATCAAGATGAAGATATTAAAGGATGTAGTTTTACTGCTAAAGAGTTCATGGCTTTCCCCCCTTCACAAAGAGTGGAAATTTTGTCTAAACCTGGAGGAAAGGTGTTCTCGCGTGCTGAACCCACACATAAGCAAGAAATTGTACGAATGCTGAAGAAAATGGGTGAGATAGTTGCAATGACTGGAGATGGGGTAAACGATGCACCCGCTCTTAAGCTTGCTGACATTGGCATTGCTATGGGAATAGCAGGAACTGAG GTTGCGAAGGAAGCTTCGGACATGGTTCTAGCAGATGATAATTTCAGTACCATTGTTTCTGCAGTTGCGGAGGGTCGTTCAATTTATAATAACATGAAAGCTTTCATTAG GTACATGATATCATCTAATGTCGGAGAGGTGATATCGATATTTCTAACTGCTGCTCTGGGAATACCAGAATGTATGATACCTGTGCAGCTTCTATGGGTGAATTTGGTTACTGATGGTCCGCCTGCAACAGCTCTTGGTTTTAACCCTGCTGATGTTGACATAATGCAGAAACCACCTCGCAAAAGCAACGAGGCTCTTATAAGTTCTTGGGTTCTCTTCCGTTATATGGTACCTTAG